One stretch of Sporocytophaga myxococcoides DSM 11118 DNA includes these proteins:
- a CDS encoding alpha-amylase family glycosyl hydrolase, with the protein MSKETIKTTHYAMGANPCENGISFCVWAPNAEKVFVTGTFNDFSPDKNPMESDGAGNWFVEIPEAKFGDQYKYRIINGDKELIKNDPYAKELTNSAGNSIIVDPHYDWENDSFKLEAWNKLVIYEMHVGTFNTIADGTPGDFKSVIEKLPYLKELGINVIQIMPPLEFPGSFSWGYNPSYPYAIESDYGGAKGFKDLVKEAHKHDIGVILDVVYNHFGPGDLDLWQFDGWSENEGGGIYFYNDWKSKTPWGNTRPDFGRGEVRTFLKDNALMWINEYHVDGLRFDSVLYMRNVEGEVNNPATDIPEAWSILQWINEEVKKAKPEALTIAEDLTGNEWVTKDTSVGGAGFDTQWDMNFVHPVRDAIITMEDNSRDMSAICNAINKYYNGDHMHRVIYTESHDEVANGKARVPEEIWPGKVGSWFSKKRSTLGAGLVFTSPGIPMIFQGQEFLEDRWFEDTKPLSWCRADKFDGIVHMYREMIALRRNLHGTTAGLSGSFVQIFHVNNEDKILAMHRWDKGGPKDSVIIIFNFANKAHNGYSIGLPCNGIWKARFNSDWEGFDEKFTNHSSFDTEAQEGEKDGQAFNGLINIGPYSFLVYSQDEISLPQYEVNL; encoded by the coding sequence ATGTCAAAAGAGACTATAAAAACTACCCACTATGCAATGGGGGCAAATCCTTGTGAAAATGGAATTTCTTTTTGTGTATGGGCACCAAATGCAGAGAAGGTTTTTGTTACCGGTACATTTAACGATTTTTCACCTGATAAAAATCCAATGGAAAGTGACGGAGCTGGCAATTGGTTTGTGGAAATACCAGAAGCAAAATTCGGAGATCAGTATAAATACAGGATTATCAATGGAGACAAGGAGCTTATTAAAAATGATCCTTATGCAAAAGAATTAACCAATTCTGCTGGTAATTCTATCATTGTAGATCCACACTATGACTGGGAAAACGACAGTTTCAAACTGGAAGCCTGGAACAAGCTCGTCATATATGAAATGCACGTCGGAACCTTTAATACTATAGCCGACGGAACACCTGGCGATTTTAAAAGTGTTATAGAGAAGCTGCCTTATCTCAAAGAACTTGGAATAAATGTTATTCAGATAATGCCTCCACTTGAATTTCCGGGAAGTTTCTCTTGGGGCTACAATCCATCCTATCCTTATGCTATAGAAAGTGATTATGGTGGAGCTAAAGGTTTTAAAGATCTTGTGAAGGAAGCGCACAAACATGACATCGGAGTTATTCTGGATGTTGTTTATAATCATTTCGGCCCCGGAGATCTTGATCTATGGCAATTTGACGGATGGAGTGAAAATGAAGGTGGAGGCATTTACTTTTATAATGACTGGAAATCTAAAACTCCATGGGGCAATACCCGTCCGGATTTCGGAAGAGGTGAGGTACGAACATTTCTCAAGGACAATGCGCTGATGTGGATTAATGAGTATCATGTCGATGGACTGAGATTCGACTCGGTTTTATATATGAGAAATGTGGAAGGCGAAGTAAACAATCCTGCTACCGACATTCCTGAAGCCTGGAGCATACTACAGTGGATAAATGAAGAAGTAAAAAAAGCCAAACCTGAAGCACTTACTATTGCTGAAGATCTTACAGGAAATGAATGGGTAACCAAAGATACTTCAGTAGGTGGAGCTGGATTTGACACACAATGGGATATGAACTTTGTCCATCCGGTGCGGGATGCAATCATTACGATGGAAGACAATTCAAGAGATATGTCTGCCATATGCAATGCAATCAATAAATACTATAACGGAGATCACATGCATCGTGTAATTTATACTGAATCCCACGATGAAGTAGCCAATGGTAAGGCCAGAGTTCCGGAAGAAATATGGCCAGGGAAAGTGGGCAGCTGGTTTTCTAAAAAAAGATCTACCCTGGGGGCCGGACTTGTATTTACATCTCCCGGTATTCCGATGATTTTTCAAGGACAGGAATTTCTTGAGGATAGATGGTTTGAGGATACAAAGCCTTTAAGCTGGTGCAGGGCTGACAAATTTGATGGTATAGTGCACATGTATCGGGAAATGATTGCACTAAGAAGAAACCTTCATGGCACAACAGCAGGATTATCCGGTTCCTTTGTACAAATCTTTCATGTAAACAATGAAGATAAAATACTGGCCATGCACAGATGGGATAAAGGTGGTCCTAAAGATAGCGTCATTATAATTTTCAATTTCGCTAATAAAGCGCATAATGGCTATTCAATTGGTCTTCCTTGCAATGGCATTTGGAAAGCCAGATTTAACAGTGATTGGGAAGGATTTGATGAAAAATTCACTAATCATTCAAGTTTTGATACTGAAGCACAAGAAGGAGAGAAAGATGGACAAGCTTTTAACGGTTTGATTAACATTGGTCCTTACAGCTTCCTTGTTTATTCGCAGGACGAAATATCGCTTCCTCAGTATGAGGTTAATCTTTGA
- a CDS encoding ABC-2 transporter permease, producing MRTLIFLLRKEFKQIFRDKAILAIIFVMPSVQLIVMPLAANYEVKKINLAVVDHDKSTYTQKLISQITSSGYFRLQSYNASYDQAYESIKSDKADLILEIPHGFERNLVRENKEKIFIAVNAINGTKANLGGAYLSTIISNFNNEIRMKLTVGSRFSQVPTIEIASSNWFNVHMNYRLFFVPGILALLVTLVGSFLTALNIVREKEVGTIEQINVTPIKKHYFILGKLIPFWVLANVIFTIGLLLGRLVYGIVPAGNIGLLYLFVGVYLLAALGFGLLISTFADTQQQAMLIMFFFMMVFILMGGLFTPIESMPQWAQIVTKFNPVRYFIEVMRMVILKGSTLRDVASQFIAVIVFAVFLNGWAILNYKKTS from the coding sequence ATGAGAACATTGATCTTCTTATTAAGAAAAGAATTTAAGCAGATATTCCGTGATAAAGCCATTCTGGCTATCATATTTGTGATGCCTTCAGTTCAGCTGATAGTGATGCCATTGGCGGCTAATTATGAGGTGAAGAAGATTAATCTGGCTGTTGTTGATCATGATAAATCGACTTATACTCAAAAGCTGATATCTCAAATCACTAGTTCCGGTTATTTCCGATTACAGAGTTATAATGCTTCTTATGATCAGGCTTATGAATCAATAAAGTCTGATAAAGCTGATCTTATATTAGAAATTCCTCATGGGTTTGAAAGGAATCTGGTACGAGAAAATAAAGAAAAAATTTTTATTGCTGTAAATGCTATTAATGGTACTAAAGCAAATCTCGGAGGAGCTTATCTTTCAACTATCATAAGCAATTTTAATAATGAAATCCGAATGAAGCTCACCGTGGGTTCCAGGTTCAGTCAGGTACCAACGATTGAAATAGCTTCCTCAAACTGGTTCAATGTGCACATGAACTATCGGTTGTTTTTTGTTCCTGGTATTCTGGCTTTGTTGGTTACATTGGTGGGTAGCTTTCTTACTGCTCTGAATATCGTCCGGGAGAAAGAAGTAGGAACAATAGAACAAATTAATGTTACCCCAATAAAGAAACACTATTTTATACTTGGAAAGCTGATTCCTTTCTGGGTACTAGCGAATGTAATATTCACGATCGGACTGCTTCTCGGAAGACTGGTATATGGGATTGTTCCTGCTGGAAATATAGGTCTTTTATACCTGTTTGTAGGAGTATATCTTCTCGCGGCTCTCGGCTTTGGATTGCTTATATCTACCTTTGCTGATACCCAGCAGCAAGCCATGCTGATCATGTTCTTTTTTATGATGGTCTTTATATTAATGGGAGGATTGTTTACTCCTATAGAAAGCATGCCGCAGTGGGCGCAGATTGTAACCAAATTTAACCCGGTAAGATACTTTATAGAAGTAATGCGTATGGTTATTCTCAAAGGTAGCACGCTGAGGGATGTGGCTTCTCAGTTTATTGCAGTAATTGTGTTTGCCGTTTTCCTCAATGGCTGGGCTATATTGAATTATAAAAAGACCAGTTGA
- a CDS encoding ABC transporter permease produces MKQFLVFVRKEFYHVLRDKKTLLILFGMPVVQILLFGFALTNEVKDSPIIVVDYARDVASQSIITRLGASQYFKLKRNVLSQKEIIESFRDGKIKAAVVFPDHFNEDLEHMNKAQIQILTDASDPNTATLVNNYVSAIVRDYQSDRTELMAVPYQIVPEVRMLYNPQLLGAPNFVPGVMALVLMLVCVMMTAISIVKEKEMGTMEVLLVSPFQPFLVILSKAIPYIALSLVNLGAILLLSAFLLELPVKGNLLLLIGESTLFIICCLSLGILISIKARSQQVAMMISLVGMFLPTVLFSGYMFPIENMPLPLQIISNIVPSKWYYIIVKSIMIKGVGFMYLWKETLILIGITTVFLLVSLKSFKIRLE; encoded by the coding sequence ATGAAACAATTTTTGGTATTTGTAAGAAAAGAATTTTATCATGTACTGCGTGATAAGAAGACTTTATTGATCTTATTTGGAATGCCAGTTGTTCAGATACTTTTATTTGGTTTTGCTTTGACCAATGAAGTGAAAGATTCTCCAATAATAGTGGTAGACTATGCTCGTGATGTAGCTTCTCAGTCTATTATCACAAGGTTGGGAGCCAGTCAGTATTTTAAGCTTAAAAGAAATGTCTTATCTCAAAAGGAAATAATTGAGAGTTTCAGAGACGGAAAGATTAAAGCTGCAGTGGTCTTTCCTGATCATTTTAATGAAGATCTTGAGCATATGAACAAAGCTCAGATACAAATACTTACGGATGCTTCTGATCCTAATACAGCAACTTTGGTTAATAACTACGTATCAGCGATCGTCAGGGATTATCAATCTGACCGTACAGAATTAATGGCTGTTCCTTATCAGATTGTACCAGAGGTAAGAATGTTGTATAATCCTCAATTGCTGGGGGCTCCCAATTTTGTTCCTGGTGTGATGGCTTTGGTTCTTATGTTGGTTTGTGTGATGATGACTGCTATTTCCATTGTGAAAGAAAAAGAAATGGGGACCATGGAGGTTTTACTTGTTTCTCCTTTTCAACCTTTTCTAGTGATATTATCTAAAGCTATTCCATATATAGCGCTATCATTGGTGAACCTGGGAGCCATCCTCTTGTTAAGCGCATTTCTGCTGGAGTTGCCTGTAAAAGGAAATCTTTTACTATTAATAGGAGAAAGTACACTTTTTATTATATGCTGTCTGAGCCTTGGTATACTTATCTCTATCAAAGCCAGGTCTCAACAGGTTGCCATGATGATCTCCCTGGTTGGGATGTTTCTGCCCACCGTTTTATTCAGTGGATATATGTTTCCGATAGAAAATATGCCTCTTCCTTTACAGATAATATCAAATATTGTTCCTTCAAAGTGGTATTACATCATCGTAAAATCAATAATGATCAAGGGCGTGGGATTTATGTATCTATGGAAAGAGACTTTAATTCTTATAGGGATTACCACAGTATTTCTGTTGGTTAGTCTCAAAAGTTTTAAAATCAGGTTAGAGTAA
- a CDS encoding ABC transporter ATP-binding protein: MHNDKSDAMEKVIVCKDLTKRFGVFIAANEITFDVYKGEIFGFLGANGAGKTTAMRMLCGLSVPSSGQASVAGYDVYKQAEEIKKNIGYMSQKFSLYEDLTILENIEFFGGIYGLTRKVIKDKGRSLIEKLDLQSEAKKLVASLPLGWKQKLSFSVAVLHDPKIVFLDEPTGGVDPLTRRQFWDLIYEASERGITVFVTTHYMDEAEYCDRISIMVDGKIEVLDTPANLKRNFKSTTMDEVFYQLARSAKRSD; this comes from the coding sequence ATGCATAACGATAAATCTGATGCTATGGAAAAAGTAATAGTCTGCAAAGACCTTACAAAGCGCTTTGGAGTTTTTATAGCTGCAAATGAGATTACTTTTGACGTATATAAAGGTGAAATCTTTGGATTCCTTGGTGCAAACGGTGCTGGTAAAACAACTGCTATGCGTATGTTATGTGGCTTATCGGTTCCGTCTTCAGGTCAAGCATCGGTTGCTGGCTATGATGTTTATAAGCAAGCTGAAGAAATCAAGAAGAACATTGGTTATATGAGTCAGAAATTTTCTTTATATGAAGACCTGACCATTCTTGAAAATATAGAATTCTTTGGGGGAATATATGGTCTCACAAGGAAGGTCATAAAAGATAAGGGGAGAAGTCTTATAGAAAAACTTGATTTGCAAAGTGAGGCAAAGAAGTTGGTGGCCTCTTTACCATTAGGCTGGAAACAGAAATTGTCATTTTCAGTTGCTGTTTTGCACGACCCCAAAATAGTTTTTCTCGATGAACCCACAGGTGGAGTAGACCCTCTTACCAGAAGGCAGTTCTGGGATTTGATTTATGAGGCTTCAGAAAGAGGAATAACTGTTTTCGTTACAACCCACTATATGGACGAGGCTGAGTATTGTGATCGTATCTCTATAATGGTTGATGGTAAAATTGAAGTTCTGGACACACCTGCCAATCTGAAAAGGAATTTCAAATCGACTACTATGGATGAAGTATTTTATCAGCTTGCAAGAAGTGCTAAACGATCAGATTAA
- a CDS encoding ABC transporter ATP-binding protein, which yields MQAIIAKNLTKTYEKGKVLAVDDVSFEVEKGELFGLIGPDGAGKTSIFRMLTTLLVPDNGQASVDGFDIVRDFKKIRNTIGYMPGKFSLYQDLTIEENLNFFATVFNTTVEENYSLIKDIYIQIEKFKTRRAGKLSGGMKQKLALCCALIHKPTTLFLDEPTTGVDPVSRKEFWDMLKRLKEQGITILVSTPYMDEANRCDRIALIQSGKILSIDTPAAVINSFMEKLYAIKANKMYPLLKALESFPKRMNSYAFGEFAHATFDQPIENEELIRYLEMNGLNQVEVEVIEPTIEDVFIKLLSKHNHA from the coding sequence ATGCAAGCCATAATAGCAAAGAATCTTACGAAGACCTATGAAAAAGGAAAAGTACTTGCGGTTGATGACGTTTCGTTTGAAGTAGAAAAGGGAGAATTGTTCGGCTTAATAGGTCCGGATGGCGCTGGGAAAACCAGTATCTTCAGAATGCTCACCACCTTATTAGTGCCTGATAATGGACAAGCCTCCGTTGATGGTTTTGATATTGTAAGAGACTTTAAAAAAATAAGGAATACTATTGGGTATATGCCTGGTAAATTCTCATTATATCAGGATCTGACTATTGAAGAAAATTTAAATTTCTTTGCAACTGTATTTAATACCACTGTAGAAGAAAATTATTCTTTAATAAAAGATATCTATATACAGATTGAAAAATTCAAAACAAGAAGAGCCGGTAAGCTGTCAGGAGGAATGAAACAGAAGCTGGCATTATGCTGTGCGCTAATTCATAAACCTACTACATTGTTCCTGGATGAACCGACCACTGGCGTTGATCCTGTTTCCCGTAAAGAGTTCTGGGATATGCTAAAACGCCTGAAAGAACAAGGGATTACAATATTGGTTTCCACCCCATATATGGATGAAGCCAACCGCTGTGATAGGATTGCCTTGATACAAAGCGGGAAAATTTTATCCATCGATACACCTGCTGCTGTTATAAATTCCTTTATGGAAAAGTTATATGCGATAAAAGCTAATAAAATGTATCCACTATTGAAAGCTCTTGAATCATTTCCAAAGAGAATGAATAGTTATGCTTTCGGAGAATTTGCTCATGCTACATTTGACCAGCCAATAGAAAATGAAGAGCTTATAAGATATCTTGAGATGAATGGGTTAAATCAAGTAGAAGTGGAAGTTATAGAACCAACGATAGAAGATGTTTTTATCAAGCTGTTAAGTAAGCACAATCATGCATAA
- a CDS encoding HlyD family secretion protein gives MNNAIRFFAGCLIVITILSCSKEPAFDATGTFEAIETIVSSEGSGVIKEFQLEEGQELSKGQYIGYVDTIQLYLKMKQLEAQVKSTISQKPDINSQIASLKAQKKAAEKDKERYTDLAKEDAIPQKQLDDINAEVAVLQGQLDALNSSLNITTKGISLQANPITIQIDQVKDQLKKSIIHNPIQGTVLSKYVEPNEIASIGKPLYKIADLSTIILRAYITGNQLPLVKLNQKVKVLVDADKESYKEYSGVIEWVNSKAEFTPKTIQTKDERANLVYAIKIRVKNDGFLKIGMYGEVKL, from the coding sequence ATGAATAACGCAATCAGATTTTTTGCAGGATGTTTAATAGTCATAACAATATTATCCTGTTCCAAAGAGCCGGCATTTGATGCTACAGGTACTTTTGAAGCAATTGAAACAATTGTTTCTTCGGAAGGAAGTGGAGTAATAAAGGAATTTCAGTTAGAGGAAGGGCAGGAGTTGAGCAAAGGTCAGTATATCGGGTATGTAGATACCATACAGCTTTATCTTAAAATGAAACAACTAGAGGCACAGGTAAAATCTACAATCAGTCAAAAGCCCGATATAAACAGTCAGATAGCTTCTCTGAAAGCTCAGAAAAAAGCTGCTGAGAAAGATAAAGAAAGATATACTGATCTTGCAAAAGAAGATGCTATTCCTCAGAAGCAATTGGATGATATTAATGCTGAAGTTGCTGTTTTACAAGGACAGCTGGATGCTTTAAATTCATCTCTTAATATTACAACTAAGGGTATCTCATTGCAGGCAAATCCTATAACCATACAGATCGATCAAGTTAAAGACCAATTGAAAAAGAGTATCATCCATAACCCAATTCAGGGAACCGTATTGAGTAAATATGTTGAACCAAATGAAATAGCATCTATTGGAAAACCTTTATATAAAATTGCAGACCTTTCTACTATTATCCTCAGAGCTTATATTACCGGAAATCAATTGCCTTTAGTAAAACTTAATCAGAAGGTGAAAGTCCTTGTGGATGCTGATAAAGAATCATATAAGGAATACTCAGGAGTGATAGAATGGGTAAACAGCAAAGCTGAGTTTACACCAAAGACTATTCAGACCAAAGACGAGCGTGCCAACCTGGTTTATGCAATAAAGATCAGAGTGAAAAATGACGGATTTCTTAAAATCGGAATGTATGGTGAAGTAAAGCTTTAG
- a CDS encoding TetR/AcrR family transcriptional regulator, which yields MAKKKEKEIIADASAEEKLKEAARKVFTQKGYAATRTRDIAEEAGLNIALLNYYFRSKEKLFEIIMLEKLQQLFGIIIPLANDPSTNLDEKLKAIASEYIDMLSSNENLPLFILNEIRTNPERFVSKMQITKIFSDSVMVKQIKEKRPDINPMHFVINILGMVVFPFIAKPILFTSGQVDSKAFGVLINERKKLIPLWIKAIMKAK from the coding sequence ATGGCAAAAAAGAAGGAAAAAGAAATTATAGCTGATGCATCAGCTGAAGAGAAGCTAAAGGAGGCTGCCAGAAAGGTCTTTACACAGAAAGGTTATGCAGCAACGCGGACGAGAGATATAGCAGAGGAAGCAGGATTAAATATTGCATTGCTTAATTATTATTTCCGAAGTAAGGAAAAGTTATTTGAGATAATAATGTTGGAAAAACTGCAGCAGCTGTTTGGAATAATTATCCCCTTAGCCAATGATCCTTCAACAAATCTTGATGAAAAGTTGAAAGCAATTGCTTCTGAATATATAGATATGTTATCCTCAAATGAGAATTTGCCTTTGTTTATTCTTAATGAGATCAGAACCAATCCGGAAAGGTTTGTAAGCAAGATGCAGATAACAAAAATATTTTCGGATTCAGTAATGGTTAAGCAGATAAAGGAAAAGAGACCCGATATTAATCCTATGCATTTTGTTATTAATATTCTTGGAATGGTTGTTTTTCCCTTCATAGCAAAGCCAATACTTTTTACTTCCGGACAAGTAGATAGTAAAGCTTTTGGAGTACTTATTAATGAAAGGAAGAAATTAATACCCTTATGGATTAAGGCAATTATGAAAGCAAAATAG
- a CDS encoding ELWxxDGT repeat protein, with the protein MKKLFTTLLFIPFCVSFGICQSLFKTFNPSGDAYPYFFFEFKDELYFIANDGTDTEIWKTDGTAAGTKLLKNINPSGPSNPDDVRFIQFNSEFYFSAYDSYGQELWKSDGTKEGTVRISDINQSGSSYPNNLTTFNSELYFSAFDGTGTYLYKTNGTSITKVSEIQVGHYEMAVYNSMLYFGGTDGQNNIGLYKTNGNVGEESLVKKTTTGESSASPYDLKVFNNKLFFSAEHMSSGIELWISDGTSEGTIAITSGNKAPSELTLLNGTIYFSAINGDEGRELWKTDGTPLGTKLVKDVNPTSSSGVTDITPFNSDLYFVADDGTHGFELWRSNGTEEGTILVKDINPSAEDGNPMDLTVYNGQMYFGANDGILGAELWKSDGTEEGTIMVMDINQGDSESDPTDFHVYKNALYFSADNGMDGFELWKFSDVTGIKDKAISDAIKIYPNPAHQYCDIDLQDVKNITSVTLFNSLNQLVKQVGISGSQSRLETEDLPVGLYYIILTDSDNNIYSKKLIKN; encoded by the coding sequence ATGAAAAAACTTTTTACAACATTACTTTTTATTCCTTTTTGTGTATCCTTTGGGATATGTCAAAGTTTGTTTAAAACATTTAACCCATCAGGAGATGCTTATCCTTATTTCTTCTTTGAATTTAAAGATGAACTGTATTTTATAGCAAATGATGGTACAGATACTGAGATATGGAAAACAGATGGGACTGCAGCAGGAACAAAGCTCCTTAAAAATATCAATCCATCTGGTCCCTCGAATCCAGACGATGTCAGATTTATACAATTCAATTCTGAATTTTACTTCTCTGCATACGATTCATATGGACAGGAACTCTGGAAATCCGATGGGACAAAAGAAGGAACAGTCCGGATTTCAGATATAAATCAATCAGGAAGTTCCTACCCTAATAATTTAACTACGTTTAATTCGGAATTATACTTCTCGGCTTTTGATGGAACAGGTACATACTTATACAAAACAAATGGAACATCAATAACTAAAGTGAGTGAAATACAAGTCGGACACTATGAGATGGCTGTATACAATTCCATGTTATATTTCGGAGGAACTGATGGACAAAATAATATTGGATTATATAAAACGAATGGGAATGTAGGAGAAGAATCATTGGTAAAAAAGACTACCACTGGAGAAAGCTCTGCTTCCCCATATGATCTGAAGGTCTTCAATAATAAGTTATTCTTTTCTGCAGAGCATATGAGTTCTGGTATTGAACTTTGGATATCGGATGGAACAAGCGAAGGCACAATTGCGATTACCTCTGGAAATAAAGCTCCCAGTGAACTCACCTTACTTAACGGAACAATTTACTTCTCTGCTATTAATGGAGATGAAGGAAGAGAGCTCTGGAAAACTGATGGAACTCCTTTGGGCACCAAGCTTGTAAAAGATGTCAATCCTACAAGCTCCTCCGGAGTAACAGATATAACGCCTTTTAACTCGGACCTTTATTTTGTTGCAGACGATGGAACTCATGGCTTTGAGCTATGGAGATCAAATGGGACAGAAGAAGGAACGATCTTGGTAAAAGACATTAATCCTTCTGCTGAAGATGGGAATCCGATGGACCTGACAGTTTATAATGGTCAAATGTATTTCGGAGCTAATGATGGAATACTGGGAGCCGAGCTCTGGAAGTCAGATGGAACAGAAGAAGGAACAATTATGGTAATGGATATTAATCAAGGTGATAGCGAATCAGATCCGACAGACTTCCACGTTTATAAAAATGCTCTTTATTTCTCCGCAGATAATGGAATGGATGGATTTGAACTATGGAAGTTCTCGGATGTTACTGGAATCAAGGATAAAGCTATTTCAGACGCTATAAAGATTTATCCAAATCCCGCACATCAATATTGTGATATAGATCTGCAAGATGTAAAAAATATCACTAGCGTTACTTTATTTAACAGTTTAAATCAATTAGTGAAACAAGTAGGAATATCCGGTTCCCAAAGCAGATTAGAAACAGAAGATCTCCCAGTTGGCTTGTATTATATCATTCTAACAGATTCGGATAATAACATATATTCTAAAAAACTAATTAAAAATTAA
- a CDS encoding lysylphosphatidylglycerol synthase domain-containing protein translates to MSFFKKIGIWVSSYWQILLGLLCFFFAVLFFAKSGNEIKEISSALEKANIYWIITGLLISIVYVLLQGLLYFFSFRTIQCYPGYFSMVLLYLKRFLISVILPAGGVTSLAFPTKETDAQNISSTVLLFGSSVYMFTSCTSIFVFSIPAILITSLAEKDNPINPLMIIPVVIIVTLLAITFFSYKKQGRAYTIVKKHSPTLSKKLDEINLQKFSTKFLIYTFTTSTFLDITGISFAFSAMEAISGKGSLTMAFLSYVVVFFISMVSPFMNGLGAIEAAITYLFKQYGLSPAQALITALIYRLFSFWTPLLYSIFSYILYRDSLFLKVFPAVVCFLLGMLNILTLLIPVDFIHFNTIKNLISNELFYTSTYVQFVTGVILIINSIYLWKGYRTAWYIALLGSFISTIAHLTKGGYYEFSIASFFIIVILLYTEKNYSLQTNLSDIKRDFKFPLVLFVFIILYGTLGFYLMDTINFGSKFTIKEAFSLSLKNILLIGDSRIRKSGSFGNFFILSLRSASIVCFLYVIILSLLPLIGRRQHK, encoded by the coding sequence ATGAGTTTCTTCAAAAAAATCGGAATCTGGGTTTCTTCCTACTGGCAAATATTACTGGGGCTTCTCTGCTTTTTCTTTGCGGTGCTATTTTTTGCCAAATCCGGAAATGAGATTAAAGAAATCTCCTCTGCATTAGAAAAGGCTAACATTTACTGGATCATAACAGGATTACTGATAAGTATTGTATATGTGCTATTACAGGGATTACTATATTTTTTCAGTTTTAGGACCATACAATGCTACCCGGGTTATTTCAGTATGGTTTTACTTTACCTAAAGAGATTTTTAATCAGTGTAATACTACCTGCAGGTGGAGTTACTTCTTTAGCATTCCCAACTAAAGAAACAGATGCTCAGAACATCTCTAGCACCGTATTGCTATTCGGTTCATCCGTTTATATGTTCACGAGCTGTACATCAATTTTCGTTTTTTCAATTCCTGCAATTCTGATCACTTCTCTCGCAGAAAAGGATAACCCAATAAATCCACTTATGATAATTCCGGTAGTCATCATAGTAACACTCTTGGCAATTACCTTTTTCTCTTATAAAAAACAAGGCAGAGCATATACAATTGTAAAAAAACATTCCCCTACCCTATCTAAAAAATTAGATGAGATTAACCTTCAGAAATTCTCTACAAAGTTTTTGATTTATACATTTACAACTTCTACATTCCTTGACATCACTGGCATTTCCTTTGCATTCTCAGCAATGGAGGCCATATCAGGAAAAGGGAGTCTGACAATGGCCTTTCTTTCATATGTAGTAGTTTTTTTTATTTCTATGGTTTCTCCATTTATGAATGGATTAGGAGCAATTGAAGCTGCAATTACATATTTATTTAAACAATATGGACTATCTCCAGCTCAGGCATTGATAACAGCACTTATATACAGATTATTCAGTTTCTGGACACCTTTACTTTATTCAATATTTTCCTATATCCTATACAGAGACAGTCTGTTCCTGAAAGTATTTCCAGCTGTAGTTTGTTTTTTACTTGGAATGCTTAACATCCTGACATTGCTAATTCCTGTTGATTTCATACATTTTAACACCATCAAAAATTTAATTTCTAATGAGTTATTTTACACATCGACCTATGTCCAATTTGTAACTGGTGTTATACTAATTATCAATTCTATTTATCTGTGGAAAGGATATAGGACAGCTTGGTACATAGCCCTCCTTGGATCATTTATATCAACCATCGCACACCTTACCAAAGGTGGTTATTATGAATTCTCTATAGCTTCTTTTTTTATAATTGTGATATTATTATACACTGAAAAAAACTACTCATTACAAACCAATCTATCCGATATAAAAAGGGATTTCAAATTTCCTTTAGTTTTATTTGTATTCATAATATTATATGGAACATTAGGCTTTTACTTAATGGATACTATCAATTTTGGAAGCAAATTTACAATCAAAGAAGCTTTCAGTCTTTCATTAAAAAATATATTATTAATCGGAGATTCACGCATAAGAAAATCAGGATCATTTGGCAACTTCTTCATTCTCTCTTTAAGATCAGCAAGCATTGTATGCTTTCTCTACGTTATTATATTGTCTTTACTTCCGTTAATAGGAAGACGACAACATAAATAG